In the Phaeobacter gallaeciensis genome, one interval contains:
- a CDS encoding aminotransferase class IV family protein: MESPVRPDDATSDTTSDAIKGDPAFRLIETLGWHPGEGGRRLHRHLSRMVRSAAAFGIPFDPGPSEAMLADIVSDTPLRCRLTLDVEGRFDMTTAPLGELPAEWRLGIADIRLDADDPWLRHKTTRRALYDSARAALSAGIDELVFLNQRAEVCEGTITNIFVTLAGGQVVTPPLGCGLLPGILRQEMLERGLCGEAVLSLEDLKGAQSIHMGNSLRGLIPAKLV; encoded by the coding sequence ATGGAAAGCCCGGTTCGCCCAGATGACGCAACCAGCGACACCACCAGTGACGCCATCAAGGGTGATCCCGCTTTCCGCCTGATCGAAACGCTGGGCTGGCACCCGGGCGAAGGCGGGCGGCGCCTGCATCGCCATCTGTCCCGGATGGTGCGCAGCGCGGCGGCGTTTGGCATTCCCTTCGATCCCGGGCCGTCCGAGGCGATGTTGGCAGACATTGTCAGTGATACACCGCTGCGTTGCCGCCTGACGCTCGACGTGGAGGGGCGATTTGACATGACCACTGCGCCACTGGGGGAACTCCCAGCAGAGTGGCGGCTGGGCATCGCAGACATCCGGCTTGATGCCGACGACCCGTGGCTACGGCATAAGACCACCCGCCGCGCGCTTTATGACAGCGCCCGGGCAGCTCTGTCGGCAGGCATCGACGAGCTGGTTTTCCTCAATCAGCGCGCTGAGGTTTGCGAAGGCACTATTACCAATATCTTTGTGACGCTTGCAGGTGGGCAGGTGGTGACGCCGCCGCTCGGCTGCGGCCTTCTGCCCGGCATCCTGCGGCAGGAGATGCTGGAGCGCGGTCTATGCGGCGAGGCGGTGCTGAGCCTTGAGGACCTGAAGGGGGCGCAATCCATTCATATGGGCAATTCCCTGCGCGGGCTGATCCCGGCCAAGCTGGTCTGA